From the Heliangelus exortis chromosome 14, bHelExo1.hap1, whole genome shotgun sequence genome, one window contains:
- the FRMD7 gene encoding FERM domain-containing protein 7, with protein sequence MLHLKVQFLDDSQKIFVVDQKSCGKGLFNLTCSHLNLVEKEYFGLEFRSQAGNHVWLEALKPITKQIKNPKEVLFKFMVKFFPVDPGHLREELTRYLFTLQIKKDLALGQLPCSDKSAALLVSHLLQCKGRRVPTGPVPLPWGQGTPTRLCFGCLASSSPPLAVTPWQPNPVIPVSPAAELGDFHEETDQQHLETHRYLPNQEYLDNKIMHYHRKHSGKTPAESDIQLLDVARKLEMYGIRPHPASDGEGMQINLAVTHMGVLVLRGNTKINTFNWSKIRKLSFKRKHFLIKLHANISALCKDTLEFTMASRDTCKAFWKTCVEYHAFFRLSEEPKSRPKALLCSKGSSFRYSGRTQRQLLEHGRKAKMKSLPFERKHYASRYDERQCRSSPDLLTDVSKQVEELRLAYGSRGSYHANGVHASEPTLGSRRRSSAVDVMFTAEMERSKPETPPAFLPHSKSSSAFPLLYNELELQRAWEPANLFSARNPLTSFRPYHQFTGNNKSTSVGNMREVSTRPLVYTDVPCPPSTAALAPQLLFYLDRPPQHPYHGPVPSEDTVGGCSPTAAKPPSRSPSGTQVGEFHPEAVCTAAGTSPALPGDSSSLDYSLQEQPPKRSWSQSDMKTIHFPFSSEFRPLGPCPALSSRRAGVFWQMPTQQGLALGPRRAAERYVGSSTESSDSDSDLLSADYCSLYGRVLRSPMARVRLSSGSLQLDEEDEEVSFAAEERTSRGASRYFT encoded by the exons ATGCTGCACCTGAAAGTCCAGTTTCTGGATGACTCCCAGAAGATCTTTGTAGTTGAT CAAAAATCCTGTGGAAAAGGGCTGTTCAACCTCACCTGCAGCCACCTCAATCTTGTGGAGAAGGAGTATTTTGGGCTGGAGTTTCgcagccaggctgggaaccAC GTCTGGTTGGAAGCACTAAAACCCATAACAAAGCAAATCAAAA ATCCTAAGGAGGTTCTTTTCAAATTTATGGTGAAATTTTTCCCAGTGGACCCCGGCCATCTGAGAGAAGAGCTGACCAG GTACCTCTTCACCCTCCAGATCAAGAAGGACCTGGCACTGGGGCAGCTGCCCTGCAGTGACAAGAGCGCGGCACTGCTCGTCTCCCACCTGCTGCAGTGTAAGGGCAGGCGAGTGCCCACAGGGCCAgtgccccttccctggggacaggggacaccaACCAGGCTTTGCTTTGGCTGCTTAGCCAGCAGTTCCCCCCCCCTTGCAGTGACACCCTGGCAGCCTAACCCAGTTATCCCCGTGTcccctgcagctgagctgggtgaCTTCCACGAGGAGACGGaccagcagcacctggagaCTCACAGGTACCTGCCCAACCAGGAGTACCTGGACAACAAGATCATGCACTACCACCGAAAACACAG TGGGAAGACTCCAGCTGAGTCAGACATTCAGCTGCTGGATGTGGCCAGGAAGCTGGAGATGTATGGGATTCGCCCACACCCTGCCAGCGACGGCGAGGGGATGCAGATCAACCTGGCTGTGACCCACATGGGGGTGCTGGTCCTGAGG GGCAATACAAAGATCAACACATTTAACTGGTCCAAAATTCGCAAACTGAGTTTcaagaggaaacattttctcATCAAGCTCCATGCAAACATCTCT GCACTGTGCAAGGACACTCTGGAATTCACCATGGCGAGCCGGGACACCTGCAAAGCATTCTGGAAGACCTGTGTGGAGTACCATGCCTTCTTCAGGCTCTCTGAAGAGCCCAAGTCAAGGCCCAAAGCCCTCCTGTGCAGCAAGGGCTCCAGTTTCCGCTACAG TGGGAGGACACAGAGGCAGCTTCTGGAACATGGGAGGAAGGCAAAGATGAAGAGCCTGCCCTTTGAGAG GAAGCACTACGCGTCCCGCTATGACGAGAGGCAGTGCCGCTCCTCCCCGGACCTCCTGACAGATGTCTCCAAGCAG gTGGAGGAGCTGCGCCTGGCTTACGGCAGCCGGGGCTCCTACCATGCGAACGGGGTGCACGCCTCCGAGCCCACACTGGGCAGCCGGCGCCGGAGCTCTGCTGTGGATGTGATGTTCACTGCCGAGATGGAGCGTTCCAAGCCCGAAACACCGCCTGCCTTCCTGCCCCACTCCAAAagctcctctgccttccccctgCTCTATAATGAGCTGGAACTGCAGCGAGCCTGGGAGCCTGCCAACCTCTTCAGTGCCAGGAACCCCTTGACGTCCTTCCGGCCCTACCACCAGTTCACAGGGAACAACAAGAGCACCTCGGTGGGCAACATGCGTGAGGTGAGCACCCGGCCACTGGTGTACACAGACGTCCCATGTCCCCCGTCCACAGCTGCCCTGGCCCCGCAGCTCCTCTTCTACCTGGACAGACCCCCGCAGCACCCATACCATGGGCCGGTGCCCAGTGAGGACACGGTTGGTGGGTGCAGCCCTACAGCTGCAAAACCACCCAGCCGGAGCCCAAGCGGGACGCAGGTTGGGGAGTTCCATCCTGAGGCAGTGTGCACGGCAGCCGgcaccagcccagctctgccaggggacagcagctcctTGGATTAcagcctgcaggagcagcctccCAAGCGGTCTTGGAGCCAGTCAGACATGAAAACCATCCACTTCCCCTTCAGCTCGGAGTTCAGGCCTCTGGGGCCCTGCCCTGCGCTCAGCAGCCGGCGAGCAGGAGTCTTTTGGCAGATGCCAACCCAGCAGGGCCTGGCCCTGGGGCCGCGGCGAGCAGCCGAGCGCTACGTGGGCAGCAGCACCGAGTCCAGCGATTCCGACTCTGACCTCCTGAGTGCCGACTACTGCTCCCTGTACGGCCGAGTGCTGCGGTCACCCATGGCCCGGGTGCGGCTGTCCTCTGGCAGCCTCCAGctggatgaggaggatgaggaggtgtCCTTTGCCGCTGAAGAGAGGACTTCCAGGGGGGCCTCCAGGTATTTCACCTAG
- the RAP2C gene encoding ras-related protein Rap-2c, producing the protein MREYKVVVLGSGGVGKSALTVQFVTGTFIEKYDPTIEDFYRKEIEVDSSPSVLEILDTAGTEQFASMRDLYIKNGQGFILVYSLVNQQSFQDIKPMRDQIVRVKRYEKVPLILVGNKVDLESEREVLSAEGRALAQEWGCPFMETSAKSKTMVDELFAEIVRQMNYASLPEKQDQCCTTCIVQ; encoded by the exons ATGCGGGAGTACaaggtggtggtgctgggcagcgggggggtggggaagtCCGCCCTGACGGTGCAGTTCGTCACCGGGACCTTCATCGAGAAGTACGACCCCACCATCGAGGACTTCTACCGCAAGGAGATCGAGGTGGATTCGTCCCCCTCGGTGCTGGAGATCCTGGACACGGCGGGTACCGAGCAGTTCGCTTCCATGCGCGATCTCTACATCAAAAACGGGCAGGGCTTCATCCTCGTCTACAGCCTGGTCAACCAACAGTCCTTCCAG GACATCAAGCCAATGAGGGACCAGATTGTCCGGGTGAAGAGATACGAGAAGGTTCCTCTGATCCTGGTGGGCAATAAAGTGGATCTGGAGTCGGAGAGGGAGGTCTTATCTGCAGAAGGAAGAGCCCTGGCTCAGGAGTGGGGCTGCCCCTTCATGGAGACATCAGCCAAGAGCAAAACAATGGTGGATGAACTGTTTGCTGAGATCGTCAGGCAAATGAACTATGCTTCCCTGCCTGAAAAACAAGATCAGTGTTGTACAACTTGCATCGTCCAGTga